The genome window AAAATTACTTTATTGTTTTCATCTACATAAGTTAAATCAATAGGTAAGGTTTTAAACAATAAGTTTACTTGTTCAATTGTCATATAACCTTCATCATAATGTGCTGCTTTTTCATCAAAAACCACATCGGTTCTTCTTTCTGTATCTTGCGAAGGATGAATGTAATCAGTAGTTTCATTTGGAAATTTTGCTGGCGACTCGGAAAGCATCCAACCAATTTCATCTTCTCCTTTTCGCATTTTAATCCAATCTTCTTCCGACAGCATGTCTAAAGCATTAGGAAACAACACATTTTCTTCTACATCTAACAAACGATATAAACTTTGCGCTATTAAATTGGTATTATGTTTTACCGAAGTAAAATCTTGTTCTTCTAAATTTTTCCTAACAATGCGAAACATTTCTCTAATTGTGTCATGAAACGACCACATATTTCGAGATGGTCCTGTCCACCCTTTTTGTTCTAAAAATGGAAACAATTGATTTTCTTTTCTTTCAAACCTTCTTTCAACTGTAGCTAAATGATTGAAAACATTATAAAATTTTTGAAATTCTTCTTTTGGATTAATCTCTTTTAATTCTTCTAATAATTGATGAATCAAATCAGTTTCTATGAAATAAGTATGTATGGGATGTCCTTCAATTATTTTTGTTTGCTGTTCTTGTTGCGACATTTTATTGATGTTTTATTTTCTCATAAAGCTTTACTAATGATTTTAGCAAGGCTTCAGGAGAAGTTAATATTTGATAATGATTTTGCCCAAACATTTGCGGTAAATAATATTTGGCTTGCGCTTCTATGGCTAATGCATAGGAATTAATTTTACGTTCGTTTAACTCTCGTAAAGCTTGTTTGATGTCTTGAATACCGTGTTGCCCTTCATATTTATCATAATCATTTGGTTTACCATCAGATAAAACAATTATCCATTTATTTTTAACATCCAACTGATCCATTCTAGCTCCAGCATGACGCAAAGCAGGACCAATTCTGGTGTAACCATTAGGTTCTACTGCTCCGATTTTATGTTTGGCTTTATTCCAATTTTCATTGAAATCTTTCAAAGTGAGATAGGTTGTGAAATTTCTGGTTTTGGAATAAAAACCATCAATCGCAAAATCGATGTCAAATTCATGAAGAATTTCGCCAAATAAAATAGAAACTTCTTTTTCAACATCAATCACACGATTTCCAGCAGCATAACCATCGCTTGAAAGACTAATATCTAACAAAACTAAAATGGCAATGTCTTTGCTTTTTTTTCTTTGAGATAAATAAATACGTTCATCTGGCGATTTCCCAGAATGAATATCAGTATATAAATCGGTTAATGCATCTAAATCAAATGCGTCACCTTGTAATTGTCTTCGTTGTTGTTGCATTTTATTATTTACACTAGTAAGCATTTTTCGCAAACCATTTAAAGTGGTTTTATATTTTGCCATCGTGTTTTTATAATAAGTCGAATGTGTTTTAAGTTGGGTTTTGGGATAAACTTTACAGAAATCCGTTAAGTATTTTCGTTTTTTAAAATCCCACTCGTCGTATTTTAAATGAAAACCCTTTTCATCTACCTCAGCACTTTCGGCTATAGAAGTGTTTTCAACAAAATCGGCTTGATATACAGAATGTACCATATCGTCTACACGAACTGTAAATCGCATATTCATTTCTTCCAAAGCTTCTTGATGTTCTTTTAAATCGTCTTTCCCATCAAAATCTCTCCAATTTCCATTAAACTCCTCGGCAGTTTCAATTTTCTCAAAACTGTGCATTAATACATAATCTTCTTGCTGCTTTTTATCAATAGTAAGTGATTCTATTTCTTCAACAGCTTTTGTATGCAGTGTAGTTTCGGCCACTACATTATTTTTTATTTTCTTAGTATTGTCATCAAAATTATGTAACGCATTTTTGTTTTCAACTTCTGGTGTGTTTTTCATCCATTTTCCATACAACCAAGAATAATCATTGGTTTGATATTTTTTATTAATGGGTAATTTTGGCACCGCATCAAAATAAAACTCTTGCATTGATGGATAATCTTGAAACATTTTTTCCAGAACCAAAGGAGCCGTTTCTGCTGCTTTTTCTAAAGAAAGCAGTTGTGAATTGTCTTGATTGTCCCAATTCAAATTCAGTTGTTTTTGAATGCTTAAATAAACGGTTCTAAAAAAATAGAATTTTAAATTTTCTTCCTTAGTTGGAAACAGCGAACAATTAATGGGTAAGAAAAAATTTTTGTTTTTGTAACCACCTTCTCTTTCAGCAGGAAAAATTTCGATTGGAGCACCGCAAATAGCTCTTGCAAAAAGAGTTAATCTTGGTTTAATATCGGACAAGTTAATTTGACGGCTTAGAATTTCTGCATCATTCAGTCGTTTATTTTTAAAGT of Flavobacterium channae contains these proteins:
- a CDS encoding nitric oxide reductase activation protein NorD produces the protein MGFELDEIIYKKVLKYFKNKRLNDAEILSRQINLSDIKPRLTLFARAICGAPIEIFPAEREGGYKNKNFFLPINCSLFPTKEENLKFYFFRTVYLSIQKQLNLNWDNQDNSQLLSLEKAAETAPLVLEKMFQDYPSMQEFYFDAVPKLPINKKYQTNDYSWLYGKWMKNTPEVENKNALHNFDDNTKKIKNNVVAETTLHTKAVEEIESLTIDKKQQEDYVLMHSFEKIETAEEFNGNWRDFDGKDDLKEHQEALEEMNMRFTVRVDDMVHSVYQADFVENTSIAESAEVDEKGFHLKYDEWDFKKRKYLTDFCKVYPKTQLKTHSTYYKNTMAKYKTTLNGLRKMLTSVNNKMQQQRRQLQGDAFDLDALTDLYTDIHSGKSPDERIYLSQRKKSKDIAILVLLDISLSSDGYAAGNRVIDVEKEVSILFGEILHEFDIDFAIDGFYSKTRNFTTYLTLKDFNENWNKAKHKIGAVEPNGYTRIGPALRHAGARMDQLDVKNKWIIVLSDGKPNDYDKYEGQHGIQDIKQALRELNERKINSYALAIEAQAKYYLPQMFGQNHYQILTSPEALLKSLVKLYEKIKHQ
- a CDS encoding DUF438 domain-containing protein, whose product is MSQQEQQTKIIEGHPIHTYFIETDLIHQLLEELKEINPKEEFQKFYNVFNHLATVERRFERKENQLFPFLEQKGWTGPSRNMWSFHDTIREMFRIVRKNLEEQDFTSVKHNTNLIAQSLYRLLDVEENVLFPNALDMLSEEDWIKMRKGEDEIGWMLSESPAKFPNETTDYIHPSQDTERRTDVVFDEKAAHYDEGYMTIEQVNLLFKTLPIDLTYVDENNKVIFYNRGEERVFPRSAGIIGREVRFCHPPKSVDTVLQILEAFRKGDQNEASFWINYKERLIYIRYFAVRDAQKRYKGVIEMSQDITDIKQINGEKRLLEWNN